The Rhizobium leguminosarum DNA segment CCGGTCGACGAAGCCGCGCGGCAGGCGGGCCTTGAGCTTTTGCGGTTTCTTCTGCTTGTCGTTCATTTCCGGGAATTCCGCTGACTGTGACAGTGGCGGTTTCCTAACCGATCGGGCGGGGAGCGGCAAGGGCGAAGGGTCTTGAAGTCTACAGCGCCGCGCGTCTTTTCAGACGCGCAAAGGACGCTGTGGCACTTTGAACTGCTGCTCAATTCCTTAAATCGATTCCGATTTAAGGAATTGTGCAGTGGGCGAGAATCGATTGAAGCAGAGGCGTCCATCAGAAATGCGGATATGATCATGATCACCGAGGCGCTTCTCTATACCGCGACATGGCCGCTGACCGGCAAGCCGCGTCGAAACTTCATCCGCTATTCCGTCAATCTCTGGTCGCGGGCTGGACGTTGCGCCCGGCAGTGGGCCGACCACGAGGGGAAGAGCCGGAATGCGATCCGCGCGGCGGCGGCCGATCTCAGGCGGAAGCGGACAGCGGTCGTGCTCGGCTCCGGCCTGCTGCGCGACGTGCCGATCGAGGATATGGCGCGCGATTTCGACACCGTCGTGCTGGTCGATCTCGTCCATCTCGCCTCGGTGCGCCTGTGGCTGACGGCCAGGGGCTATCGCAATGTCCGGCTGATCGAGCGTGATCTCTCCGGCTACGACGATCTCGCCGCCGGCAGGGAGCCCGAACCGCTCGGCTTCCTGCGCTCGGTGCCCTATCTCGATTTCGTGGTTTCGGCCAACCTGCTGTCGCAGATCGGCCGCGGCGTGAAACGGCGTCACGAGGCCGAGGCCGGCCGCATGCCTGAAGATACGGTGGAAAGGCTGATCGCCGCGCATCTGACCGGGCTTTCGGGGCTTGCCTGCCGCAGCTGTCTGGTGACCGACATCGCCTATGCCGTCATCGACCGCAACGGCAGGACGCATGAAGAGGCCGACCTGCTGCATGGTGTCTCGCCGCCACCGGCAAAAGCGGCCTGGACATGGCCGGTCGCGCCGCTCGGCGAGGAAAGCCGCGACTACCGGATCGAGCACAAGGTGATCGCCGCCTGGTGAGAGGCATGACAATGCCGTGATCCGTCAGCCGGTCATCGTCGGCCAGCTTGGCGTGCGGCCCGCATTCGCCTATATGGAACATCATGCGGACACTCGCCCTCATCACGATGTTACTCGGCTGGCTGGTCTACAGCGCCATGTCCGCATGGGCGGGCTGTCCGACATGCGCGTCGATGAATGCGCCGGTCACCGTCGAGGCCGGCGGCATGCACCATCAGATGGCCGGCATGGATGTGTCCAAAGTGGATATGCCCGAGGGGCCAAGGCATATCGCTCCCCTGAAAGATCCCTGCGCCAGCGGCGACGTTGCGCATATGCCGCTTTGCGCCGCCTGTCTTCTGCTGCCGCCGACGGTAACAGTCATGGATGGCGGAAAATCCGTTTTCGGCTATCCCACCCCGGCACCTGCCCGCGCTCTGGATGATAAAAGGCCCGCGCCGCAAGCACCCCCTCCCCGACTGTCCTGACACCCCATCCATGCCAATCAGGTAGCCCTGCTGCCTGGAAGACCTATTGTCAGACAGAGGAAGGATCTCTCATGTCTCTGAAAATCATCACGCTTGCTACAACGCTTGCCTTCGTTGCCGCCCCCAGCCTTGCCGAAGACATGTCGATGGACATGAGCAAGCCGATGGGCAGTCACGATGCGGCAAGCCACGCCTTCAGCGAGGCCAACGCCAAGATGCACAAGGATATGACAATCAAATATAGCGGCAATCCCGATGTGGATTTCGTCCGCGGCATGATCCCGCACCATCAAGGCGCAATCGACATGGCGAGGATCGAACTTCAATACGGCAAGGATGCCGATATCCGCAAACTCGCCGAAGGCGTCATCAAGGCGCAGGAAGCCGAGATCACCGAGATGAATGCCTGGCTTAAAGCCCACGGCAAATAATCGATCGTCCGCAAAAAAGAACGCCGGATATCTCCGGCGTTCCCTCACTGAAATGCACTTGAAAATCAATCCTTCGGCTCGAAATCGGCCGGGCGGCGGCCGGCGCCCTGGCGCGCCAGCATCCAGCCCGGATATTCGGGAGCAAGGGCGCTGACCTCGTCGAGCCTTTTCATATCGTCGCCGTCGAGCTTCAGCTTGACGGCGGCAAGGTTCTGGTCGAGCTGGTCGACACGCTTGGCGCCGATGATGACTGTCGTGACGAAAGGCTTGGCGAGGATATAGGCGAGCGCCACGGTGGCGACGCTGACGCCGTGCTTTTCGGCGACTTCGCGCATGATTGCAACGCACGCCCAGGCCTTGTCCTGGTCGACAGGCGGAAAATCGAAACTGGCGCGACGGCCCTCGCCGTTGCCGGGCGCGCCTGGACCGTATTTACCGGAGAGCAGACCGCCGGCGAGCGGCGACCAGACCATCAGGCCGAGCTTCTCCTCCTGCATCATCGGCACGATGTCGCGCTCGAGATCGCGGCCGGCGATCGAATAATAGGCCTGCACCGTTTCGAAACGGGCAAAGCCGCGGCGTTCGGAGAGGCCGAGCGCCTTGGAAATGCGCCAGGCCTGCCAGTTGGAGACGCCGATATAGCGCACGAGCCGCGGGAAACGAGATCGTCGAAGGCGCCTAGCGTCTCTTCGATCGGCGTCACCGCATCGGTGGCGTGGATCTGATAGAGGTCGATATGATCGGTCTGCAGGCGCTTGAGGCTCGCCTCGACCGAATCCATGATGTGGCCACGCGAAGCGCCGCGGTCATTCGGCTTGTCGCCCATGACGCCGTAGACCTTGGTGGCGATAACGACGTCCTTGCGTGGGATGTCGAGGTTCTTCAGCGCCTGGCCGAGTAGCCTTTCGGACTCGCCGGATGAATAGACGTCAGCCGTGTCGATGAAATTGACGCCTGATGCAAGCGAGCGCTCGACGATCCGGTCGGCGGCATTCTGGTCGACATCGGCGATGGCGCCCCACATGCTGCCCTGTTTGGCTTCGCCGAAGGTCATCGTGCCCAGGCAGATTTCCGAGACGAAAAGTCCCGTATTTCCGAGTTGATTGTAACGCATGGTCGAAAAAATCCTTTGTGTCTGCCGCAAGAGGGGCTTGCGAACTTAAGAACTTCATTTTTTGATTATTGGCCTGCGCGTGACAGGCACAGCCGTGGCTGGCTGCAAGGTGAGGCAAACTCGATGTAGTGCGGCGGCGGCGATTTTCAACGCCGCGCCTTCCAAGCGGAGATGAGTGCCCTTGGCTCAAGACAGCCCTTGTCTCCACACAGCCCTTGTCTCAACACAGGCGAGCGATAGATTGCCGGCCATATCTCAATGAAAGAGTTAGAGCATGATGTCATAAGAAAACCGCTCACACTTTTCGGCATCATGCTCAAAGGTACGCATATGACGACGCGACCACTGACCACGATCGGCTTCGATGCCGACGACACGCTCTGGCAGAACGAACAATATTACCGGCTGACGGAAGCGCATTTCACCGGCCTTCTTGCCGATTTCGCCGACGGGCCGAAGATTTCAGAACGACTGCTGGAAGCCGAAAAACGCAACCTTCGCCACTACGGCTTCGGCATCAAGGGCTTCACCCTTTCGATGATCGAGACGGCGATCGAGATCACCGAGGGCAAGATTCCCTCGAGCGTGATCGCCAAGATCCTCGACACCGGCCGCGACCTCCTCAGCCATCCCGTCGAGACCATGCCGCATGTGCGCGACACGCTGGAGGCGCTCGCCGGCAAATACCTGCTGGTGATGATCACCAAGGGCGATCTGTTCGATCAGGAGCGCAAGCTCGCCCAATCCGGACTCGGCGACTTCTTCGATGCCGTCGAGATCGTCTCCGACAAGACCGCCGTCACCTATCGGCGCATCTTCGCCAAGGTCGGCGACGGGCCGGAGCGGGCGATGATGGTCGGCAATTCGCTGAAATCCGACATCGTGCCGGCAATCGCCGCCGGCAGCTACGGCGTCTTCGTGCCGCACGAACTCACCTGGGTGCTGGAACATGTGGAAGAGCCGACGGAGGCGCCGCGTTTCCGCAAGATCGGCCATCTCGGTGAATTGCGCGACCTGATCGACCGGCTGGCATAGGCGGACAAAAGCGCTCTGTTTTATTGCGGCTTGGCAGGCGCCTTCGGAAACAGCGTCGGGCGCTCCGGCTCGGCTGGTGGCTGCGGCTGCTTCGGCGCGGTGGCCAAAGGCTCGATCAGAATGCTGAAGGGGGCGCCAAGGCCGCGACGCGGCGAGACCTTGGAATAATAGGGACGCAGCAGCCAGGTGGTGTTTTCCTTGACCGTCGTCTCGAAGCTCAAGCCGTCCTCGTCGGTGCCGAAGAAGGCCTCGTCATCCGGTTTCGACAGGTCGAAGATCGCCAGGAAGGCAAACTTGCTCTTGGTGGCAAAGTCGATCTTCAGGTGCTGGCCGGTGCGCACCGGCAGCGTGTAGACATGGCCGTTGCCGAACTTCGTCCAGCCCTTGAGCTGCATGGTGACGGCCGGGAACTGAAGTTTCTCTAGTTTCTCGCCGGGATCGAGCTGCGGCGTCTGCGCCATGGCTGAGACTGGCAGGAGAAACAGGGCAGCGGCGGCGATCAATGTTCTCACGGATGTATCTTCTTTCATGGACGAACCAAAGCGGCGCGCATCGCCTCGACCTCAGGCCGGCAGAAGCAGCCCTCCAGATGATCGTTGACGAGACCCATCGCCTGCATGAAAGCATAAACTGTGGTCGGGCCGACAAAGGTCCAGCCGCGTTTCTTCAGATCTTTTGAGATGACCGTCGATGTCGGCGTCGTCGGATTGGCGACGATATGATCACGGTCGACCGCTCCAGGCCGCTCGTTATGGCCGGGTTCGTATCGCCAGAAATAGTGGGCGAGAGAGCCGAATTCGTCTCTCAGCGCAATGGCGCGCCTGGCATTGTTGATGGTCGAGACGATCTTGCCGCGATGGCGGATGATGCCGGCATCGGCCAGGCAGCGAGCGACGTCCTCGTCGCCGAAGAGAGCGACCTTCTCGAAATCGAAGCCGGAAAAGGCGGCGCGAAAATTCTCCCGCTTGCGCAGGATGGTCAGCCAGGAAAGGCCTGACTGGAAGCCTTCGAGGCAGATCTTCTCGAAGAGTCGAATGTCATTGGTGACAGGGCGGCCCCATTCCTCGTCATGATATCTGAGATAATCGGGCAGATTGGCATGCCAATGGCAACGGCTCCTGCCGTCCTTGTCGATGATGATGCCTGTCTCGCTCATGTCCGCTTCATTCCCGAGTCCGTCTGTTCGCCGAGTCCGCTTCGCTTTCCGGTCATGATTCCGGCTTTACCATTTGCAAACCGTCTTTCCAAACCGAACGGTAACCCTGACGAAAAGTTTATCCCACAGGTCGGCCTTTCATGAATCGATCTTTACCATTCGCTGGCGGATAGGGTGGCAGCGTCTTTGCCGGGCGGACAGTGCCGCCAGTGCATTTTCGGCCATTTGTAGAGAGTCCGTCCGATGATGAAACCGCTTGTTCTTGCTGCAGCCCTGCTCGGCATTTTCTCCACGGCCGCCCTTGCAGACGACCGCTACGCCACTCGCCCACCTATCGTGCTCAGCCCCGACCTGACCGCGCCCTGGGTCAATCAACTCGGCGGCGGCACGGTTCGTCCCGTCGTCTATCAGCGGCCGGTCGTCCAACCGCAGCAGCGCGGCCTTTTCCAGCGCCGCGTGCTGCGCCAGGCGCCGCAAGTGTCACCGCAGACCGTTTCGGCGATCAATCCCGGCATACCGGCGATCCGCCATCCGATCGAGCCGCAATACCTGCCGCAGATGGTTGACTACGACACCCAGGAAAAGCCCGGCACGATCGTCATCGATACCAACAACCGCTTCCTCTATCTGGTGATGCAGGGCGGCAAGGCGCGGCGTTACGGCGTCGGCGTCGGCAAGCCCGGTTTCGAATGGGCAGGCGCCCACAAGATCACCCGTAAGCAGGAATGGCCGGACTGGACGCCGCCGTCCGAGATGATCAGCCGCGAAGCTGCCAAGGGCCACTATCTGCCGGCGCGTATGGACGGCGGCGCGGAAAACCCGCTCGGCGCACGCGCCATGTATCTCGGCTCGACGCTTTACCGCATTCACGGCACCAACGCGCCCTGGTCGATCGGCAGCGCCGTCTCCTCCGGCTGCATTCGCCTGCGCAACGAAGATGTCGTCGACCTCTACGATCGCGTCAGCGTCGGAACCCGCGTCATCGTCATGTAACGGCACACGTAGTAGCTAGAGCAATTCCAGCAAAAGTGTGCAGCGGTTTTGCGTCCGGAATTGCGTAGAAACAAGAAGATAGAGCATTTCCGCGTTTCGTAGAAAAACGGAAATGCTCTAGAACAGGATGATTTTAGGCTCGGTCGGCTTAAAATCTGAATCCTGTTCTACATTAAAGAGTTAGAGCATGATGGCGTCCGAAAACCGCACACACTTTTCGGCATCATGCTCTAGAAAGCCGCAAGAACAGGCGGCTCCCATCTCCAAAAATGCTCTATCCGGCCACGCCGATCTTGAATCGGGCAGAAGTTCATGTAGCTTCGAGCGAATTTGCTTGAGGGGAATCGATTCATGATCAAATTAATGCCGGGTCTGGCTGCCGCCGGACTTGTCCTGTCCTTGATTTCTACATCCGCCTTTGCAGCGCCGGCCGGCTCCACGCCCGACAATACACGGCATCAGACGCAGATCGTGCGCGTCGCGCAGATGCCGAAATATGTGAAGCCGGAGTTCAAGCGCAAGAAAGTGCGGCTGGTGACGCCGGAAGCGGCCGGCACCGTGATCATCGATACCAACAACAAGTATCTCTACCTCGTCGAAGGCAACAACCGGGCCACCCGCTACGGCATCGGCGTCGGCCGTGACGGCTTCGGCTGGTCGGGTGTCGTCAAGATCGGCCGGAAGGCCGAATGGCCGGGCTGGACGCCGCCGGCCGAGATGCGCCGCCGCGAAGCCGCCAAGGGCCATATGATTCCTGCCTTCCAGGAAGGCGGCGAGGACAATCCGCTCGGCGCCCGCGCCATGTATCTCTACCAGGGCGGCCGCGACACCATTTTCCGCATCCACGGCACCAACCAGCCCTGGACGATCGGCCTCAACATGTCTTCCGGCTGCATCCGGATGATGAACGAAGATGTGACGCATCTCTATGATCGCGCGCCCGTCGGCACCAAGGTGATCGTCATCGGCCCCGGCAACAGGCAGGGCACGGTCGCCTTCGAGGACAGAGGTATCGACGTGCTGCGGACGATATTCGGCGGCTGAGCAACACTCAGGAAAAAAACGAAAGGCGCTCTTTGACGCGCCTTTTATTTTTCTTAGACATTGCGGCGGAAAGCTGGCACATCTGCGGCAAGGACGACTTATTTTTACAATATCGGGGCTATTCAATGACATATGCGCTGCGTTCTTCCGCTTCGCTGCTTGCGGGCATCGCGTTCTTCACGATCTGTTCGGCAGCCTCCGCCTCGGCGGAAGACCTGCAATTCTCTGTCTACGGCGGTTACCAGACGGCACCGCATAGCGGCGTCGATCTTTCCGACGGCACGCATTTCACCGCCGGCTGGGAAGGCAAGTCCTTCGGCAGCCCGCCTTACTACGGCGGCCGCGTCACCTGGTGGCTCGAGAACTTCAACAAGCCGAACTGGGGTATTTCGCTCGATTATACCCATGACAAGGTCTATGCCGACGACGATACGCTCGCCAAGACCGGCTGGTCGCATTTCGAATTCACCGACGGCCTGAACCTGCTGACGGTGAATGGGCTCTATCGCTTCCAGGATCCGGCTCGCCGCTGGACTCCCTATCTCGGCGCCGGTGTCGGCGTGAACATTCCGCATGTCGAAGTGATTCGTCCCGAGGGCAAGACCTGGGCTTATGAATTCGGCGGCGTGACATTGCAGGCCCAGGCCGGCGTCGACTTCAAGGTGACCGATCGCTGCTCGACCTTCGTCGAATACAAGGGCACCTATTCGCGCATCGACGTTCCGATCGACAGCGGCATGGACCTGAAGACCAACATCTTCACGAATGCCGTCAACGTCGGCGTCGCGTTCCACTGGTAATTGAATAATTGAATTTTGGCTGCGGTGCTATTTGGTGCCGCAGCTGACCTTGCCCTCGACGGCATAGGGTTTGCTGCTGCCGCCTTCGATCGTCAGGGAATAGGTGCCGCTGAAATTTGCCGCCGGCTTGCCGCGTTCGCCGGCAACCACGACCAGATCCAGCGTTGCTCCGCCCGTGTCATCTTCGCCGCCGTCGAAGACTTCCAGCAACAGATCGCCATCGCGCGACCAATGGTTGGTCAGATGCTGCGATTCGAAAACACGCTTTCCGAACACGGTCGATTGCGCCGGATCCTTGACAACAAGCGCGCCGCGGAAATGGTTGAGTTTGTGGCCGGCTTCGCTTTCGAAACCGCTTTCGAGCGTGAAGCGCGCTTCCTTGTCATCGGCGGAACAGAAAAAACGGCTATTCGCATGGGCAGTTCCTGCCGCAACGAGCAGTCCCGCAAGCACAATCATTCCCCGCCACATCGTCTAAACTCCCGAGACCGGCCCGATCGGCCTTTCACTTCAGCCTAAGGGCAAACCTCTTAATTTTTCCGGCACAGTGCCGCCGTAGGCCCAATCGAGCAGCTCGACCGTATGCAGGATCGGCATGCCGGTGCCGGTGGCGATCTGGGTGATGCAGCCGATATTGCCGGTGGCGATGACATCGGCCTTGGTCGCCTCGATATTCTTGACCTTGCGTGCCTTCAAGGCAGCCGAGATCTCCGGCTGCATGATGTTGTAGGTGCCGGCCGAGCCGCAGCAGAGATGGCCTTCGGCCGGATCGCGCACGGTAAAACCCGCCGCTTTCAGCAATTGCTTCGGCGCCAGCGTGATGCGCTGGCCGTGCTGCATGGAACAGGCGGAGTGATAGGCGACGGTGATGCCCTTCGGCATATGCGCCGGCAGGTCGAGGGTTGCGAGATATTCGGTGACGTCCTTGGCGAGGCCCGAGACCCTCGCCGCCTTTGCGGCATAGGCGGGATCGAGGCGCAGCATATGGCCGTAATCCTTGATCGTCGTGCCGCAGCCCGAGGCGGTGATGATGATGGCATCGAGCCCCTGCCCGTCGATTTCGCGTGTCCAGATGTCGACATTGGCCCGCGCACCGGCGAGCGCCTGTTCGGCGCGGCCCATGTGATGGACGAGCGAACCGCAGCACACCTCGCCTTCCGGCAGCACGACCTCGACGCCGAGCCGCGTCAGCAGCCGGATCGCCGCCGCATTGATGCCGGGATCGAGCACCGGTTGGGCACATCCGGAAAGGATCGCCACCCGCCCACGCCGTTCGATCTCCGGCAGGTGCGTGCCGGGTTTTGCCAAGGCCGAAGCTGCGGGGATGCGGCGCGGCGCAAGCGCCAGCATGGCGGCGAAGGGTTTCAGCGCAGCTCCCCGCATCAGGCCGGCAAAAGGCCGGCCGAGGCGGGCGAGATTGAGAGCCAGGCGGAAACGGCCGGGATAGGGCAGCACGGCGGCAAGAATGGCACGCGTCAGCCTGTTCATGAACGGACGCTTGTAGGTCTTTTCAATATGGGCGCGGGCATGATCGACCAGGTGCATATAGTCGACACCCGAGGGACAGGTGGTGACGCAGGCAAGGCAGGAGAGGCAGCGGTCGATATGGGTGACGACCTCGGCATCGGCAGGCCGGCCGTTCTCCAGCATGTCCTTGATCAGGTAGATGCGGCCACGCGGACTGTCGAGTTCGTTGCCGAGCGTCACATAGGTGGGACAGGTGGCGGTGCAGAAGCCGCAATGGACACATTTGCGCAGAATCTGCTCGGATTCGGCGACATCGGGGTCGAGGAGCTGGGTCGGGGTGAAGTTGGTTTGCACTAGCGGGACCTCCGCTTTGGGAGGATCTCGGGCGTTGCGCCTGGGTACTCCGCGCACAGACTCATCTTCTCACCCCATCTTCCCCGGATTAAAAATCCCGGCCGGATCGAACTTCTCCTTCACCCGCCGCGACAGCATCGCCACCGCCTCGGGCTCCGGATGAAACGCCGCGGTGACCGCCCTCGCCTCGCTCGATGCGCGGATCAGCGTCGCATGGCCGCCGCCGAGCGCCTTGATATAGCGGCGGACCAGCTCGGCTTCGGGGCCGGCCTCCATGCGCATCCAGACGAGGCCGCCCTGCCAATCGTAGAACGCGTCGACGCCGGCTGCTAGGCGCAGCGCTGCGACCAGCTGATGGCCGGTGCCGGGAGCGACCGAGACACGCCAGACCGGCCGCAAAGTCGCATCGGCATAGGGCAGCACGTCACGGATTTCCTGCCAGAGCTTGCAGCTTTCCGGCTCATCCAGCCGCGTCACCGTGGCATAGGCCGACATTGCCGCCGCAAGCTTTTCCAAGCGCACGTCGACCGAGCCGGCCAGGCCTTCGATGCGCAGAACCGTCGCCTCGCCCTCCGGCAATCTGCCGTCGAGGAATTTCCACGTCACCGTCAGCGGCAGGTGGGCGGCGCCGGAGACTTCGACCGGCAGCGCCATCGCCGCCGCCATGGCGTTTGCCGCCTCGGCGTCGTTGAGACCGGAGAGAACCACCGTGCGCTCGGTCTTCGGACGCGGCGGCACCCGGAAGGTGACTTCGGTGAGGAAGCCCAGCGTGCCATGCGAGCCGGCGAACAGCTTGACGAGGTCGAGGCCGGTGACATTCTTCATCACCCGGCCGCCGGCCTTGATGATCTCACCCTTGCCGTTGACGAAGCGCACACCGAGCAGGCTGTCGCGGGCGGCCCCGGCGATCAGCCGACGCGGGCCGGAGACATTGGCGGCAAAGACACCGCCGATCGTCGGCTCGCCCGAGGTGCCCATGACAGGGCGATGATCCATCGGCTCGAAGGCGAGCATCTGGCCGCTGTCGGAAAGGGCCGCCTCGACCTCTGCAAGCCGCGTACCCGATCGCACGGTCATGACCATTTCGCCGGGGTTGTAGGCGACGATACCGGCAAGCCCGGTCGAGCGCAGCCGGTCTTCGGCGATGACGGCATTGCCGAAGCCCGAGCGGGTATCGCCGCCGCAGATTGCAAGCGGCCGGCCGGCCTCGGCATGGGCGCGGACGATCGCCGCCGCCTCTTCCTCGCTCGTCGGCATCAGATCGATCATGCGGCGGGGCGCCCTTCGAGCGGGAAGACCTTCGACGGGTTGAGGAGCCAGCCGGGATCGAAGGCGGCGCGCGCCGCCATCTGCTGGGCGAGATCGGCCTCTGAATATTGATGCCGCATCAGGTCGCGTTTCTCGATGCCGACGCCATGTTCGCCGGTCAGGCAGCCGCCGGCATCGACGCAGAGCCTGAGGATATCGTTGCCGGCCGCCTCGGCGCGAGCGGCATCCGCCGGATCGTTGGCATTGAAGAGGATCAGCGGATGCATGTTGCCGTCGCCGGCATGGAAGACATTGGCGACCCGCAGGCCGTAATGATCGATGATCTCGGCGGTTCTCTTCAGCACGTGGGAAAGCTGGCTGAGCGGCACGGTGCCGTCCATGCAGATATAGTCGGCGATGCGGCCGGTGGCGCCGAAGGCGGATTTGCGGCCCTTCCAGATCAGCGCCGCTTCGGTCGCCGACTGGCATTCGCGCACGGTCTTGACGCCGTGGCGGCGGGCGATCTCGACGATGTCCCTCAGCGTGGCGTCCATTTCCGCTTCCGACCCTTCGACCTCGACGATCAGCAGCGCGCCGACATCGAGGGGATAACCGGCATGGGCGAAGGCCTCGCAGATCTCGATCGCCGGCTTGTCCATGAATTCGATCGCGACCGGGACGATGCCGGCGGCGATGACATCGGCAACGCAGGCGCCGGCCTCTTCTGACGCTTCAAAGCCGAAGAGCACGGGCCGCGCCCCTTCCGGCTTGGCGATCAGCCGCACCGTCGCCTCGGTGACGATGCCGAGCTGGCCTTCATGGCCGCAGACGAGGCCGAGCAGGTCATAACCCGCCGCATCCAGCGCCTTGCCGCCGAGTTCGATCACCGTGCCGTCGACCAATACCATCCTGACGCCGAGCAGATTGTTGGTGGTGACGCCGTATTTCAGGCAATGGGCGCCGCCGGAATTCATGCCGATATTGCCGCCGATGGTGCAGGCGGGCTGCGAGCTCGGGTCGGGCGCATAGAAAAAGCCGTCTGCGGAGACGGATTCTGAGATATTGAGATTGGTGACGCCGGCCTGAACGACGGCGACGCGGTTCTGCAGATCGATTTCGAGGATGCGGTTCATCTTCGACAGGCCGAGCACGACGGCATCCTCCTGCGGAATGGCACCACCGGAAAGCGACGTGCCTGCGCCGCGCGGCACGACCGGAATACCGTAGCGGTGGCAATAGCGCATGATGGCCGAAACCTCGGCCGTGGTGCGCGGCAGGGCGACGGCGAGCGGCAGGCGACGGTAGGAAACGAATGCGTCGGTCTCGAACGGCACCAGCTCGCGGGCCTCATGCACCAGGCATTCCGGCGGCAGAAGATCGGTCAGATCGGCGACGATCTGGGCTCGGCGCGCCAGGACATCGGCGCGTGGCTCGAGAAACGATATGGCGTCGGACATGGCGTTCTCCCTGAACCTCTTTCATCGGGAAAATGACGACAGGAAATGGCGGCGGAAACCGGCCGCGAACCTCCCTGCCGCCGATAGACCCGGCTTAGCACTTTCCCGAAACTGGCGCAAATGCTAAGCACTTATGACAAAAGGGGAAAAAGTCACAAAACCTTATGACCAATCTGGGTGATCTCGAAATCTTTGCCAAGGTCGTTTCGACAGGCAGCATGTCGCTCGCCGGGCGCGCGCTCGGCTTTTCCCCCGCCGTCGTCTCCAAACGGATCAAGCGGCTGGAGGATCGGCTCGGCACCCGGCTTTTGCAGCGTACGACGCGGCAAATCTCGCTGACGGAGGCCGGACAGGGTTTCTACGACCGCGTTCTCGGCATTCTCGCCGGACTGGAGGAGGCGGAATTCTACATTTCCGGCCGCTCGGCGCAGATGCACGGCACGCTGAAGATCTCGGCGCCGACCTCTTTCGGACGCATGCACATCGCGCCGCATCTGAAGCCGTTCATGCAGGCGCATCCGGAGCTGGCGGTCAACCTGGTGCTGACGGACGAATTCAGCGACATCGTCGGCGGTGGTTTCGATCTGGCGATCCGCATCGCGGAACTCACCGATTCGAGCCTCGTCGCTCGCCGGCTGGCGCCGGTGCGCCGGCTGC contains these protein-coding regions:
- a CDS encoding FAD-linked oxidase C-terminal domain-containing protein, which encodes MSDAISFLEPRADVLARRAQIVADLTDLLPPECLVHEARELVPFETDAFVSYRRLPLAVALPRTTAEVSAIMRYCHRYGIPVVPRGAGTSLSGGAIPQEDAVVLGLSKMNRILEIDLQNRVAVVQAGVTNLNISESVSADGFFYAPDPSSQPACTIGGNIGMNSGGAHCLKYGVTTNNLLGVRMVLVDGTVIELGGKALDAAGYDLLGLVCGHEGQLGIVTEATVRLIAKPEGARPVLFGFEASEEAGACVADVIAAGIVPVAIEFMDKPAIEICEAFAHAGYPLDVGALLIVEVEGSEAEMDATLRDIVEIARRHGVKTVRECQSATEAALIWKGRKSAFGATGRIADYICMDGTVPLSQLSHVLKRTAEIIDHYGLRVANVFHAGDGNMHPLILFNANDPADAARAEAAGNDILRLCVDAGGCLTGEHGVGIEKRDLMRHQYSEADLAQQMAARAAFDPGWLLNPSKVFPLEGRPAA
- a CDS encoding LysR family transcriptional regulator — protein: MTNLGDLEIFAKVVSTGSMSLAGRALGFSPAVVSKRIKRLEDRLGTRLLQRTTRQISLTEAGQGFYDRVLGILAGLEEAEFYISGRSAQMHGTLKISAPTSFGRMHIAPHLKPFMQAHPELAVNLVLTDEFSDIVGGGFDLAIRIAELTDSSLVARRLAPVRRLLCASPDYLAAHGEPRHIDELKHHRCLPAHNNDTWRLNGPDGMLSLRPEGMLITNSSEVIREAVISGLGIALRSTWDIGEELKAGRLVQVLPAYEGSHNVALSAVYPSRQFLPAKVRLFIDYLAELYGPVPYWER